GGCCGCCGCCGAAGAACAAAATCAGGTGACAGAGGAAATTAATCGCAATATTTCCGCCATCGGCGATGCCACCCACGAACTTGAACGGTTGTCGCACAGCGTTTTGTCCGCCAGCACCAATGTGGACAAAATTACTCAGGATATTGATAAGCACCTAACGCAATTGCGTTGCTAGCAAAGACACGACAAGGGAGGCTTGGCAGCGTGATGTAAGGTAATTGACACCAGAATGGGGAATCAGGCATGAGGGATATTGATTGGCGCACAGCAGCACTGCTCTGCATTGCCAGCACAAGCATACCGGCACAGGCGGAAGTGTCAGGCAATCTAACGCTGGTAAGTAATTATCTTTCCTACGGCCTTTCGCAAACAGAGGATGCCCCTGCCCTGCAGTTCAGTGCCACCTGGTCAGGGGAATCCGGTATCTATGCCAGTGGTTGGGCCTCGCAAGTAGATTTCGGGGAAGGAACCCATACAGAGCTGGGTATTTATGCCGGTTACTACAGCGCATTTTCAGACACAGTATCGCTGGATTGGGGAATCGCCCAATTTTTGTATGAAGGCGCTGATCACAGCGATGATTACAACTACAACGAGGTTTACGCCACCCTTGCAACCGCACTCATTACCATGGGAGTTCATTACGCCTGGGATTATTTTGGCAGTGATGCAGACTACACTGTAGTGCAAGTTTCCAAACAATTTTCCCTGCAAGATGGATTTGCACTCACACTGGGAGCGGATTATTCAGTGACTGGTGATGAAAATAAATACAGCATTATGGGCGAGTCGGATTGCCTGCATTATTTTGTGCGCGTGGAAAAAGAATGGCGTGGTTTGCAATGGCGCTTGAGCCTGCACGATACCAATATGTCGACGACAGAAACCGATAAAGCCCGTGTGGTTGCGGGTATTGGCTGGGCATTTTAGTAAAGCAGGAAAACACTCGCGAACAGCCCCGAACTATGCCGGGGCTGTTGTCGATATTGATTAAGGTTTAGCGCTAAGCTGTTGTTTAATTTGCAACAGCTCGCGATTGGTGGTGCGACGGTAGTCATCAATCGCAGCAATCGCTTCATCATGGCTGCGAATACGCGCGGCCAAACTATCCAGAGCAGTCATTTCCAATGACATTTTATCCAGACGCTCTTTCAGCTCCTGCACACCTTTGGACTGCTGGCTAACACTGCTGGCCATGCCATCAATTTTTGCCGCAGCGCCATCAGCAACGGTTTTATTCGCTGCCAACTCTTGCTTGAGCGATGTTGTTGCCGTTTTGGCCTCGGTTGCCGCTTTTTGGGCATTGGCAGCATCGCGCCCAACCAGGGTTGTTTTCTCGGTATTGGCGGCAATCGCCTTGCGATTAGTTTCAATCACCCCCGCCAAACGGCGCACTTCACCATCGATCTTTTTCAGATTGGATTGCAGGGTGACTACTGACGCACTCGATTCCTCAGACGTCATACTCAGTTGCTGCTCCAACCCCTGGATGCGGGTATCCGCCTGCTTGAGCATGGCTTGGGCCTGGAATAACTGCCAACCTAAAAAGCCGGCACCGCCTACCGCAACCAGTGCAATAACCAACGCCACCGCAGGCAAGCTGCTGGAAGGCGCCGGTGCATAAGCGGGGGCTTGTGGCGCCGCCTTGCGCGCGGGACGGCTTGGTGCTGGGTCATCATCGTGATCGAGATGGGATTGCTGGCGACGCGCGGTGGACTGCGCAGGTTCTGATATTGCGCCGGGAGATAATGTGGGTTCTCTGCGTTCCATAACAACAACTACCTTAACGATGAGTCAGTGATCAAGATGAGTAACAAGTGTGCGCGCATTTTATAGCAGCCGCCAACACAAACATAGGCTGCTATTTTTATTTCACACAATAAAAAACGGGCCTGTTGGCCCGTTTTTTATCACCTGAACAACAATTACTTGGCGTAATTGGTGTTCACGAATTCCCAGTTTACCAACGCCCAGAAAGCGTTCATGTAGGTTGGGCGTGCATTTCGGTAGTCAATGTAGTAAGCGTGTTCCCACAAATCCACAGTCAGGATCGGGGTAACAGAGGCGTCGGTCAATGGAGTAGCCGCATTGCTGGTGTTCACAATAGCAACAGAACCATCAGCCTTTTTCACCAACCAGGTCCAGCTTGAACCAAAGTTGTTGATAGCAGAATTGGTGAATTCTTCTTTGAACTTGTCAAACGAACCAAAAGCAGCATTGATTGCATCTGCTACAGCACCAGTTGCTGCGCCGCCACCGTTAGGGCTCAAGCAGTGCCAGTAGAAGGTGTGGTTCCAGATTTGTGCAGCATTGTTAAACACACCACCAGAAGAGGTTTTGATCACTTCTTCCAGGCTTTTGCCTTCAAATTCAGTGCCAGGAACCAGGCCATTCAACTTATCAACATAGGTTTTGTGGTGCTTACCGTAGTGGAATTCCAGAGTTTCAGCAGAAATATGGGGAGCCAATGCATCTTTCGCGTAAGGCAGTGCAGGTAATTCAAAAGCCATGATGTTTCTCCTAATTCACGGTTGTATACATTCAAGCGTCATTCAAAAAGCGGAGCTAATAATACCAACTAAATGATTTTGGCATTATTAAAAATTCGCTATCGCCATTTTAAAAGGGCAAATACCAAAAACAATTGCGGCCCACGAGGGGCCGCAACTATCGATGGGTCGGCTTACATCATACCGCCCATGCCACCCATACCGCCCATGTCTGGCGCAGCAGGTTTGTCTTCTGGCAGATCAGCAACCATTGCTTCGGTAGTGATCATCAAACCAGCGATAGAGCCGGCTGCCTGCAATGCAGAACGGGTTACTTTGGCTGGATCAAGAATACCCATTTCCAGCATATCGCCATAAACACCAGTCGCCGCGTTGTAACCGTAGTTGCCAGTGCCTTTTTTCACTTGGTCAGCAACTACTGATGGCTCATCACCGGCGTTAGCAACGATTTGACGCAATGGCGCTTCCATCGCACGACGAGCGATGCCGATACCGGCGTTTTGATCTTCGTTGTCACCTTTCAGGTCAGCGATAGCAGCTACTGCGCGAATCAATGCAGTACCGCCTCCTGGAACCACGCCTTCTTCTACCGCTGCGCGAGTAGCGTGCAGGGCATCTTCAACGCGGGCTTTCTTCTCTTTCATTTCAACTTCAGTCGCTGCGCCCACTTTGATTACCGCAACACCGCCAGCCAACTTGGCTACGCGCTCTTGCAGTTTTTCACGGTCATAGTCAGAAGAAGTTTCTTCGATTTGCACACGGATTTGTTGTACGCGTGATTTGATTTCTTCCGCGTTACCAGCACCGTCAACGATGGTGGTGTTGTCTTTGTTCATGGTGACGCGTTTTGCAGTACCCAAGTGTTCCAAAGTAGCGCTTTCCAGATCCAGACCCACCTCTTCAGAAATCACAGTACCGCCAGTCAATACGGCGATATCTTGCAACATTGCTTTACGACGATCACCGAAGCCAGGTGCTTTAACAGCAGCTACTTTCACGATACCGCGAATGTTGTTTACAACCAAAGTGGCCAGCGCTTCGCCTTCAACATCTTCAGCAACAATGACCAGTGGCTTGCCGGATTTGGCAACGCCTTCCAACACAGGCAACAACTCGCGGATGTTGGAGATTTTCTTGTCAACCAACAGGATGAACGGATGATCGTGTTCAACGCTCATGTTGTCCTGGTTGTTGATGAAGTAGGGAGACAGGTAGCCACGGTCAAACTGCATACCTTCTACTACGTCCAGCTCATTTTCCAGACTGGTGCCTTCTTCAACAGTGATAACGCCTTCTTTACCCACTTTTTCCATGGCTTCGGCAATCAACTCACCGACAGAAGTATCGCTGTTAGCAGAAATGCTACCCACTTGAGAGATAGACTTGGTATCAACACAAGGCTGGGCGATAGATTGAACGTGTTTAACGGCTGCGCTAATCGCTTTGTCGATACCGCGCTTCAGATCCATTGGGTTCATACCCGCGGCAACAGACTTCAAGCCTTCGTTCACAATGGCTTGCGCCAATACGGTTGCAGTCGTGGTGCCGTCACCAGCGTCGTCAGAAGCGCGTGAGGCAACTTCTTTCAACATTTGTGCGCCCATATTTTCAAATTTGTCTTTCAAGCTGATTTCTTTAGCAACAGACACACCGTCTTTAGTGATGGTTGGTGCACCGAAGGACTTCTCCAGCACCACGTTGCGGCCTTTCGGGCCAAGGGTCGCTTTAACCGCATCGGCCAAAATATTTACACCGGCCAACATGCGTTGACGTGCGCTATCACCAAATTTCACTTCTTTAGCTGACATATTTTCAATTCCTACAATCTTTTGTTAACCCAATGGGATCGGCACAGGGCGATCCCAGACTAAATTCTGCTAGCGTACGGTTTACACCAGTACCGCTTTGATGTCGGATTCGTTCAGAATCACCAGTTCTTCGCCATCGATGGTGATGGTGTCGCTACCGGCATACTTACCGAATACCACTACATCGCCAACTTTCACGTCCAGAGGACGCAGCTCACCACTCGCCAATACGCGGCCATTACCTACGGCAACCACTTCGCCTTGATTAGGCTTTTCTTTCGCAGCGCCAGATAAAATGATGCCACCGGCAGTTTTGGTTTCTTCTTCTTTGCGACGAATAACAACGCGATCGTGTAACGGACGGATTTTCATGAACATTTGTCTCCTAAACAAACAGGTTAAACGAGCGTAGAGCCTTACTCTTGATCACAAGAGCACAGGGCTCCGGCTTGATGACATATAGGGATGGTCTTGAGGGTTTCAAGGGCCATCAGTAAAGCCACCGATCTACAGGGACAACCCGGAAACCGGTAGCCAATAAAGCGGTGAAACCTATGTGGGGTTAGCAATGGGGATTTCAACCTGACTGCGCAAAAAATCTCGCAATAAAATGGATTTCTTTTACAAACCGGTGAATTGAGGACGTTTAGGGGTTGCTACAGCGGGTTATCGAGGCGGATTGTCGCAAGGTTTATCCTCGGGTCGCGCATCGGCGGGTTGGTCAATCAACAGGCCTGTCGTTGAGCTATCGCTCTCCGTTTTCACCGGCCCCTGATGTTCATAGACATTGCCTTGCCCGGCAAACGGGTTGCGCCGGAATTGCTCCGGGTTGAAACCGGCAGTGTAAAACCCGGTGGCTGACGCGCGCACTGCCATTTTAGCAAGCCACCGCTTGAGCAGTAGGCGCCTCACCAGCGGAATAAAACACAAAAGCGCCATAACATCGGTAAGAAAGCCCGGAATAATGAGCAGCACGGCACCCACGGCTTTGAACAGGTTATCCGCCAGAGCCTGCGCGGGTAATTCACCACCCATACGCATGTTTTGCGCTGTGCTCAGCATGCTCGACGCGCCCAAATAGCGGAGCAGGTTAACACCAACCACAATCATCAATACCAACCAGCCGATCACTGCCCAAGCGCCCAGATGACTGCCAATTTCAATCATCAGCCAGAGCTCAACAATAGGCAGCAGCAGGATTAACAGTGGCAAGCGCATAGCGGGTGTCCAATAGGTGAGGCTGGGCAGTTTACCACTTGTAGCTCACCCCCAGCGACATACGTGTGTCCTTGTCCTGACGCGTGGGCTGCGGGTCTGTGTCCAGCCAATAATCGATTTTAAACTCGGAATATATCCGATCGAGGATCATGGAGCTTAGACCGGTGGAGGTTTTCAATTGTAAATTGGGGTCATCTTCCGCCGATTGCAACAATTCATTATTGTGGAAAAAACCAACACCCCAAGGCAGGTTATAACGAAAATCCAGCGCAACCCCGAGGGCCATAAACTCATCGGCCAATGCATAGTTGCCCATCAGTTCAGCAGGCAGTTGATAGGATTCCTCGTGCAACGCCAGCCCCGACTTAAGTGACAGCGCCATGGTTTTATTATCGAAAAACTGATATCCCGTACCTGAACCCCAGCGCGTGTAATTGCGCATACCGCGCTGGGGATCGGCACCGGCAAGCACACTGTTGTACCAAAACCAGTGTTCGCCGAAAAACCAATCCAATGAGTAACGCAGGTTCCAACGCTCCTGCGGACGCGAATAATTCCAGGATGCGCGCGCAAATTCGCCGCCCACAACATGGCGGAAATCATTGCGCCGCAGGCTGAATTCCCCCTGGGTATTCCACTCCTCACGCACCTCGTTGCCACGGGAATAGGCACCCCATAAATTTAATCGCCCATGATGCACATAAGCGCCTTTCGTAAACTCTTCATAGGGCATCAGGGTTTTTATGCGCAGCAGCGATGCGCGCTTAACGCGATTGGAATCACCGCAGTTATAGCGTAAAAATTCATTTTCCATTGGCTGCAAGTGGCAGGGTGAGTTGTTGCCATTGATTTTCAATGCAACATCCGTCTGGATATTTTTAATATTGGTTTTATTGATGCGCTGCTCGCCAAAATTCGTTGAACGCCACAGCAGGTGTTCGTCATCCAGGCTCACCAGCTCCCCTTCCAAACGATCACCATTGAGTAATTCAACAACACCGGCAACAGCAGCCTGGCTAAGCCACAACAACAAAAACACAAGCCATGCAGTTTTATTCACAACTAACCTTTTTTGCGGCGAGAGGTTTATCGGGAGGGAAATACTCATTAAAGTGAGCCACACCCACCGCTGCAACGCCAAAAATGTTAATAGTGTTAATTTAGGTTACCTTGAGTTTAGCGAGGTAAATCTTCCATGTACTTGATCAATTCACGGACACACAACCCCTGATGAGCAGCAATCAACACAAAGAAGCCATTTATCTGGCGCTGATGACCATTCCACCGGGAAAAGTCGTGACTTATGGTGAGCTAGCCAAACTTGCAGGCCTACCGGGCGCAGCCCGCTTGGCAGGAAGACTCATGTCAGGGCTGAGCGAGAACACCACCCTGCCCTGGCACCGGGTGATTAACGCGCAAGGGCGACTATCGCTGCCGGAAGATTCCGAGGGGCGAAAAATACAGCAAGCGCGACTGGAAGCAGAAGGTGTGATTTTTGAACGAGGGAAAATTAATCTGCGCATTTATCGCTACAATGCGGCCGCAGCACATTCAACCGATTAGCACACACGACCCTATCACCACACATGAATACAGGCCCTATGACTTCATCACCACACGCTGACAGTGAATCGCAAAACTACAAGGGTTGGGCGGGTATCAAACGCGCCTTCGCCACCCCCTCCGCACTGACCATGCTGTTTTTGGGCTTCGGCTCTGGCTTACCCTTTTTATTGGTTGGCGCCACACTCTCAACCTGGCTGCGCGATACAGGCGTAGCGCTGAGTGTGATTGGCCTGGTGAGCTATGCGAGTTTTTTTTATGTATTGAAATTTTTGTGGGCGCCATTAATTGATCGCTACCCACTGCCATTTTTAGGCCGCCGAAAAGGCTGGCTGGCGCTGTCACAACTATTGCTCATTTCCGCACTGGCAGGTATGGCACTGTTTGGCCCGCAATCATCGCTCTTGTT
The nucleotide sequence above comes from Cellvibrio sp. PSBB023. Encoded proteins:
- a CDS encoding TorF family putative porin — encoded protein: MRDIDWRTAALLCIASTSIPAQAEVSGNLTLVSNYLSYGLSQTEDAPALQFSATWSGESGIYASGWASQVDFGEGTHTELGIYAGYYSAFSDTVSLDWGIAQFLYEGADHSDDYNYNEVYATLATALITMGVHYAWDYFGSDADYTVVQVSKQFSLQDGFALTLGADYSVTGDENKYSIMGESDCLHYFVRVEKEWRGLQWRLSLHDTNMSTTETDKARVVAGIGWAF
- the sodB gene encoding superoxide dismutase [Fe], whose product is MAFELPALPYAKDALAPHISAETLEFHYGKHHKTYVDKLNGLVPGTEFEGKSLEEVIKTSSGGVFNNAAQIWNHTFYWHCLSPNGGGAATGAVADAINAAFGSFDKFKEEFTNSAINNFGSSWTWLVKKADGSVAIVNTSNAATPLTDASVTPILTVDLWEHAYYIDYRNARPTYMNAFWALVNWEFVNTNYAK
- the groL gene encoding chaperonin GroEL (60 kDa chaperone family; promotes refolding of misfolded polypeptides especially under stressful conditions; forms two stacked rings of heptamers to form a barrel-shaped 14mer; ends can be capped by GroES; misfolded proteins enter the barrel where they are refolded when GroES binds), with product MSAKEVKFGDSARQRMLAGVNILADAVKATLGPKGRNVVLEKSFGAPTITKDGVSVAKEISLKDKFENMGAQMLKEVASRASDDAGDGTTTATVLAQAIVNEGLKSVAAGMNPMDLKRGIDKAISAAVKHVQSIAQPCVDTKSISQVGSISANSDTSVGELIAEAMEKVGKEGVITVEEGTSLENELDVVEGMQFDRGYLSPYFINNQDNMSVEHDHPFILLVDKKISNIRELLPVLEGVAKSGKPLVIVAEDVEGEALATLVVNNIRGIVKVAAVKAPGFGDRRKAMLQDIAVLTGGTVISEEVGLDLESATLEHLGTAKRVTMNKDNTTIVDGAGNAEEIKSRVQQIRVQIEETSSDYDREKLQERVAKLAGGVAVIKVGAATEVEMKEKKARVEDALHATRAAVEEGVVPGGGTALIRAVAAIADLKGDNEDQNAGIGIARRAMEAPLRQIVANAGDEPSVVADQVKKGTGNYGYNAATGVYGDMLEMGILDPAKVTRSALQAAGSIAGLMITTEAMVADLPEDKPAAPDMGGMGGMGGMM
- a CDS encoding co-chaperone GroES, with the translated sequence MKIRPLHDRVVIRRKEEETKTAGGIILSGAAKEKPNQGEVVAVGNGRVLASGELRPLDVKVGDVVVFGKYAGSDTITIDGEELVILNESDIKAVLV
- a CDS encoding FxsA family protein; the protein is MRLPLLILLLPIVELWLMIEIGSHLGAWAVIGWLVLMIVVGVNLLRYLGASSMLSTAQNMRMGGELPAQALADNLFKAVGAVLLIIPGFLTDVMALLCFIPLVRRLLLKRWLAKMAVRASATGFYTAGFNPEQFRRNPFAGQGNVYEHQGPVKTESDSSTTGLLIDQPADARPEDKPCDNPPR
- a CDS encoding DUF481 domain-containing protein produces the protein MNKTAWLVFLLLWLSQAAVAGVVELLNGDRLEGELVSLDDEHLLWRSTNFGEQRINKTNIKNIQTDVALKINGNNSPCHLQPMENEFLRYNCGDSNRVKRASLLRIKTLMPYEEFTKGAYVHHGRLNLWGAYSRGNEVREEWNTQGEFSLRRNDFRHVVGGEFARASWNYSRPQERWNLRYSLDWFFGEHWFWYNSVLAGADPQRGMRNYTRWGSGTGYQFFDNKTMALSLKSGLALHEESYQLPAELMGNYALADEFMALGVALDFRYNLPWGVGFFHNNELLQSAEDDPNLQLKTSTGLSSMILDRIYSEFKIDYWLDTDPQPTRQDKDTRMSLGVSYKW
- a CDS encoding MGMT family protein, whose product is MSSNQHKEAIYLALMTIPPGKVVTYGELAKLAGLPGAARLAGRLMSGLSENTTLPWHRVINAQGRLSLPEDSEGRKIQQARLEAEGVIFERGKINLRIYRYNAAAAHSTD